The Penicillium digitatum chromosome 6, complete sequence genome contains the following window.
GAAACCCCATCATCGGAGCcaaaatcatcttcctcacAGAGGACAGTCCGTCCAAAGGCGCATAGTTACACCAGAGGTTTGAAATTCCCGGTAGTCAAGGACCCCAATGATCCTCTGACCATTTTGCGCTACAGCCAAGATGAGGCAAACCCCTCAAGAAAGGACTCCGAGTCATCTCAGCCCTTTCTGAGTTCCTTCTCTTCTGGAGGTGCCACGGAATTGCCAGGCAAAACTAGTGAAATCCAGAGTTTCTCAGAGCTACGGTCATCTGCAACAGTAATGGGCCCAGCCTCTCTTGATTCATATCTCGCCGAGACCATGAAAAACATTCATCAGTCATTCAATTTTACACCAAACACATCATTACGTTGCTTCAGATTTGCCAGCCCAACCTCCAGCGAAGTTAGTTCGACAATCAACaaatatggtcgtccttcCGTTGTATACCAGAAAGCATTCTACAGTGATGAAACGGATGTGCCTGAGCGACCAAGAGAATATGGCGGCAGAGAATTTCGGCTTGAGAGCAACACCATCCACTATCTACCCGAATTTGACCCAAACCCAGAGGTATCTGCAATGCTTGGTGAGCAGATACCAACAACATACGACCGAGATCAGCAAGAAATTGTTGATCAGAAACTCCGGGAAGGCTGCACTGCCAGGGTCTGGGAGTTTGCACCTGTTCCTCCAAGCCGGTCGGAAGTAATACGGTGGTTTGAAGACTTAGAAGCCTCGCAAGTGTCTGACCAAAAAGCCGCCCCTATCATGCccgctaaaaaaaaatccgaTCTTCTCTCGCAGATCGAGGGCCCCACACAGAAGAACGCACATGGCTTCAAATACTCACAGCATGGAGTGTCCACTAGCGTTGAACACCAAGCTCAGCACATGAGCACAATGAGTTTAGAAGTGCATGTGAACACGCGCGGAATTCTTCTACCCAACCCggaagaggatgagatcACTTCCTTGTTCTGGTGCATTCAATCCGAAGATGAGGATGTTGAGGTCAACAGTCATCTTCCCGGAGTCCATGTTGGGATGGTTTATCATGGCGAAGGCGAGAGGCCGGAAGCCAAAATTTCCAAGGCGTTAACAATTGACGTCGAATGTGAGCCTACGGAATTGGACCTGATCAACCGACTCATAGACCTTGTCCGGTACTACGATCCGGACATCATCACGGGTTACGAGGTTCATAACGCGTCCTGGGGATATGTGATTGAGCGTGCGCGCAAGAAGTACGACTTTGACATCTGCGAGGAGCTCTCAAGGACTAAATCCCAATCTAATGGACGATTTGGGAAAGAGGCAGATTCTTGGGGGTTCAATAACTCATCGTCCATTCGTATCACCGGGCGACACATGTTCAACATCTGGCGCGCTATGAAGGGCGAGCTGAACCTGCTACAGTACACTATGGAGAACGTCGTCTTTCATATCTTACATCGCCGAATCCCTCACTATTCCCCCAGAGATCTGACACAATGGTACCAAAGCGGCAAGCCACGCAATCTCCTCAAAGTTGTGGAATATTTCACTTCTCGTGTTCAGCTTAATCTGGAAATTCTCGAGGCCAGCGAACTAACACCGAGGACAAGTGAGCAGGCCAGATTGCTGGGCATTGATTTCGCCTCCGTGATCTCTCGGGGATCCCAGTTCAAAGTTGAGTCTCTGATGTTCCGAATTGCGAAGCCAGAGAACTTCCTGCTCGTCTCGCCAAGCAGAAAGCAGGTCGGACAGCAGAACGCATTAGAATGCTTGCCCCTGGTCCTGGAACCGCAAAGTGACTTCTACACTAGCCCACTTCTGGTGCTCGATTTCCAGTCACTGTACCCAAGTGTCATGATCGCTTACAACTACTGCTACTCGACCTTCCTGGGTAGAGCAATGCACTGGCGTGGGCGAGATAAAATGGGGTTCATGGATTACAAGCGACAGCCTAGGCTACTCGAGTTACTAAAAGACAAGATCAACATCTCACCAAATGGTATGATGTACGCGAAGCAGGAAGCGCGTCAGTCGCTGTTAGCCAAGATGCTTTCTGAGATACTAGAAACCCGCGTGATGGTCAAGAACGGCATGAAAGCCGACAAAGACGACAAGGTCTTGCAACGGCTTCTGAACAACAGACAGCTAGCGCTTAAGTTGATTGCAAACGTCACATACGGCTACACATCCGCCTCATTCTCGGGCCGAATGCCATGTGCCGAGATCGCAGACAGCATCGTCCAGACTGGACGAGAAACCCTCGAAAAGGCCATCGCCTTCATCCACTCAATCGAACGCTGGGGCGCCGAAGTCGTCTACGGCGACACCGACAGTCTATTCGTCCATCTAAAAGGCCGCACTCGGGACCAAGCCTTCGACATCGGCGAAGAAATCGCCCAAGCAGTAACCGACCTGAACCCCCGACCGATCAAACTAAAATTCGAAAAAGTCTACCACCCCTGCATCCTGCTCGCCAAGAAACGCTACGTAGGCTTCAAATACGAGCACCGTAACCAACAAGAGCCCGAGTTCGACGCAAAGGGCATCGAAACCGTCCGTCGAGACGGCACACCCGCCGAACAAAAAATCGAAGAAAAAGCCCTCAAAATCCTCTTCCGCACCGCAGACCTGTCCCAAGTGAAATCCTACTTCCAGCGCCAATGCGCAAAGATCATGCAAGGCCGCATCTCCATCCAAGATTTCTGCTTCGCTCGCGAAGTCCGGCTGGGTACGTACTCCGAGCGCAGCCTACCCGCCGGCGCCATGATAAGCACCAAACGCATGATGGAAGATCCGCGCTCGGAGCCGCAGACCGGCGAGCGCGTGCCGTACGTTGTTGTCACCGGCGCGCCTGGGTCAAGACTTATTGATCGGTGCGTTGCGCCGCAGACGCTTCTGCATGACGCGCAGCTTGAGATTGATGCGGAGTATTACATTACAAAGAATATTATTCCACCGCTGGAGAGGATTTTTAATCTTGTTGGTGCGAATGTGCGTCAGTGGTATGATGAGATGCCGAGGGTGCAGCGGATTCGGCGGGTTGAGGGGTCAGCGCTTGCGAGGCCGAATTCTCGTGCTGGTGTGGCTCCCAGGAAGACTCTTGAGTCGTATATGCGCTCATCGTCGTGTGTTGTTTGTCGGGCGAAATTGTCCGATGCTGCTGTGCCTGTGTGTGGGGATTGTCTGCAGAAGCCACATATTACATTGCTTGATGTTGTTTCGCGGCTGCAGAGGGCGGAGAAGAGAGTCGTTGATTTGGAAGCTATCTGTCGCTCTTGTATGGGTGTTTCTCCCGGTGACGAGGTTAGCTGTGATAGTTTGGATTGCCCTGTCTTCTACTCACGGACCAGGGACGCTGCTAATTGGGGACACTCCAGGGCTGTGTTGGAGCCCGTGGTTGAACTACTGGAACGGAAGGGGGATGATGGATTGGATTGGTAGCATTTTGGAAACATGATGTTTTGAAGCAATTGGAGTTTTGGCTTGGATATACCCCACGGACTCTGATGATGTTTAGTTCTACGAACTGGAGGGAAATGCGACCTTCCAATTTTGTTCGCATCAGAGCCAACTAAGTCAAAACGCTGGTCTGCAATCCCACCCCTGCCTTTACTCTTTTTTTGGCGTTGTTTTTTCTCACaattcggttttttttttgggactTTTTCATGCGAAAGATCAGCTGTTGATCATATTGATCAAAGCGTCAAGCGCAGAAGGCTGCACATCGCCCTCCATTTCCACAATATCCTCAGTTACAGCCTCCATTTCACCATTCTCTTCCGCTTGAGCAGTGTCTATGCTCACGCCTTCCTCCTTCTCGCTATCCTCATTGAAGCACACACCCATTTTGCTGTCGTCGGGTTTGGGCTTGGGCTTGGTTTGGTCAATGCGTCGACGAACAATGAGTTCTTGATTAGGGGGCGCGGGTCCAGAGCTTGCCTTAGCATTCGGCTTCACAATACGATCCATGTCTTCAACAATATTGAGAATCTGCTTATGGGTGAAAACAAAGCCATCACCGATAGACTTTGCAGAATCATCAACCCCTTGTCCCTCTGAAACCAGAGCTTCTCGCGCCCGGCCCGTCGCAACATCACCGAGGACATCGGGGAAAATCCAAGGGAAGCTAATGAGTGGAAGCTCAGTGGAGCTCACTTCAACAACGGAGAGATCCTCTCTCTGCAGTGCCTCTTTGCGTTGAGCCTCCAGTGCCGCAGCTACCTGCTCCTGGGTAACACGGTACATGGCAATGACCAAGGCAGAGATGTTTCCACCATGCCGGCCGACTTTGTCATAGCATTGGTGGCGGAATCCACGGCGGAGTGTACCCACGATCCTGCCTAGGTCTTCCTGCATCTTGTAGTCTCTGATTACGAAGCCGTGGCGGAGGACAAACGTTGACCACACCTCAAACTCAGTGTTGATCTCATACTGAGCCATGATTTGTCGCATGTTCATGTCGAATTCCGCCTTGAGCTCGCGGGCGTATTCTATGTAGGTCTCACTTGCTGAAGCCAGCGGGGATTCCAGGATGCGAGAGTCGAAGGGCTTCCCCAGCTTGGGAACGAAGTTAGGCGTTACCACTGCGTCGTACAGTTGACCGAGGATTTTGGTGGACTTGTAGATGCTGGATGGTCTCTTGAAACGCTTCTCCATGAAATGGGGCCAGAACTTGGGATCTAAAGAGCGGGCCATTCTCGCATGCGCACCACTCTTGTTATAATCCACTGCATCAGAATGAAGCTGAGCAAGACGAATGCATTTTTCTTCCCACACCCCCCTCGGAAGCCTGTCAGCCCAAGCCAAATGGGCGTGTGCAATTCGGGGAAGGCAATCGTTTTTCATATAGGTGACGAAGAAAGAAGTGATCTCATCAACCGTCACATCATGATCAAGGTCTGGGGCTTTGGAGCCCTTGTAGTCCATGCATTCGACGAACCATCTTGTGGGAATGAGATCGGGATCCCAGATAATAAGGTAGTCGTCGccgtcaagatcaccaccagaGCACATGCTCGCAATGTCCTGGTCGCCAGTTTGGGGAAGAACAACCACGTCACGAAGCCCTTTCAGCTCCGGTCGATTCACTGCTCGAACCACACGAATATCTCCAGGGTGAAGCGAAGGGTTGCGAGCGAGAATGCAGAGACCTTCAATGACTTCGTACTCGCCATTTCCTTCTAGCCGGCAGATCTGGACAAAGATTTCAGGTAGAGCGGCCAGCTTCTGTGCATAGGAGGCTCCTCTGCGCGGCAATGTGTTTTTAAAGTAGCCCTTTAAAACACCTGTCTCGTCCATGACACCGAGAAGGTTAGCTCCTTGGTCTATGGCAATCTTTGCTTTCTCTTTGAGATGCTTCAAATGCCAGGATTTCCAAAGCTCGAGCATGGTATTGGCAAAAGGCTCCTCATTTTGTCGAAAGCCATCAGATACCATTTGAGCTAAGATTAAAGTTGTTTGGTTTGGATCGATGTACTTCTGGAGAAGGTTGATTGCTTTCGAGTCATTGCACATGACTCGATGGAAGCTACCCAACATGCTGTTGAGTTTACTGTGGAAGACTTTATCTGGGATACCCAGAGCAGAAAGCACGAGGATCAACTGTCGGTTTAAAGTCGCAAGGGAATACTGGGACCAACGAATGATCTCCAAACCGGCTTGAGTGGTTTCGAACTTTTGCTGGCTTGGTCGAATGTGTACTTCCTGTGGCATAGGGTCCGGAGAGACTACCAGCATGCCTTTGGCTCCTCCAAGGCGAAATTGGAAAGCTGAAGGGGATTCTCCAGTGAGAGTCTTAATGTTATGCTGGGATGTGACCATCTGGGCGAGGAACTTGGAAACTTTTCCGACGCCGTCCGAGAAAGTGAAGCCGTTGCGAACAACGTCATTACACGTAGCAACTTGAACCGAAGACCCGGTAAAAGCTCGGGTGGTTGAAAAGCATTGTCCCAGTCTTGCAGCATATTTGGCTACATTTCGGATATGGTTGAATTGACCCATCCAGGCCCGGATGGTTGCCGCTGAGACACCAGCATCCGGTGCAAAGAAGTATGCGCCATGCTCCCGGAACTGAGAGTTGCCGAATGCGAGGAACTCGTAGTGACGATCTCCAATGGAGATACCATTGGCCAGTGTCCTTTTGACACGAGTGTAGATTTCATCGTTGGAATCGCCCAGTGAAGCATTGATGCGACCTTCAGTTCTCTCATCTGTAAATCGAACTCGAAGAAAGCGCCCAGGTGCACTTTTGGTAGACCATTCGCGCACGACTCGATTTGAGATGTCCACGGTTGGGGTATTGTAGTAAATTGTAGTGGGAGTGACTCGTGCTGTGTGCATGAAGCAACAGTAACTCGGAATCTTCGAGTCAGTCACTCGTTTGAAGAATTTAAGATCAAAGATTTCCATAGGATCAAGATACTGTTTCTTCTCAGTTGCAACGAACTCTAGCAGTCTGGTAGCTTGGTCATCCCCGAGGTCCTTCACTTTCTCTACAAATTCGCGGGACATGCTGAATTCAGATAGATATCCTTGGGACAAACAAACCTCGAGTTGATACCGGACCTTAAAGGGGAGGTGTATATAGTTCTGATCTCCCAGGTCTTGCAGCAATGCGGAAGCCTTATTGGACTTGGACTCGGAGAAGTCAATCCAATGCCATACCGGTACCGGTCGGTCTGTTTTCTCGACAAAATGACTGCCATCTCTGATGAAAATGTTATAGTCCTTGAAAATGTCTCCAACGAGCGTCAAACAGTGACCGGTATCGTTGACACGGTGTATTTTGGGGTCCACGTCCGGCCCGAATGTGAT
Protein-coding sequences here:
- a CDS encoding DNA polymerase, giving the protein MEPFRVRLNYIDHYQATASELDPPLPFRYEVSEKHFRPKVPVIRIFGATETGQRVCVHVHGAFPYLYIEYNGSLAPEDVNSAIRTLHLSIDHALAVSFRRNAYDRRTAFVAHITLVKGVPFYGYHVGWRFFFKIYLLSPFHITRLVDLLHQGAVMKRPLQPYEAHVQYIPQWMYDYNLYGCATMSCSQVKFRAPVPEYLELSNLAHRWHDRSILPESILDHPALQKQSNCALEVDVCVQDILNRLDVKERPLHQDFTELLKPVAVNERLVPSMAGLWQDETRRRKKKMGITDFGSTPYGPEELVSMSADPRNQSRGGWVHEEEFREMASQLAANEKHEDHNKETTFGTFLDHDDHAKIVKTALDSVEDFFPDKINTLTFDSSRSQESAQNQLPEISVDEGLALSSQAGQYYSDSDQAGDSSGGGTEQEPESKQNSLGDSFYDEVFDEMPFPDVAALMEPAETNNPTSTTHGVCNERHSAGLETRPGDQSQGKTVASKRQHFETLDSQYSPTKRPRQMAKHGLSDGQLESPNSLKYQQNDKQKSVSFDSKLDAHAETPSSEPKSSSSQRTVRPKAHSYTRGLKFPVVKDPNDPLTILRYSQDEANPSRKDSESSQPFLSSFSSGGATELPGKTSEIQSFSELRSSATVMGPASLDSYLAETMKNIHQSFNFTPNTSLRCFRFASPTSSEVSSTINKYGRPSVVYQKAFYSDETDVPERPREYGGREFRLESNTIHYLPEFDPNPEVSAMLGEQIPTTYDRDQQEIVDQKLREGCTARVWEFAPVPPSRSEVIRWFEDLEASQVSDQKAAPIMPAKKKSDLLSQIEGPTQKNAHGFKYSQHGVSTSVEHQAQHMSTMSLEVHVNTRGILLPNPEEDEITSLFWCIQSEDEDVEVNSHLPGVHVGMVYHGEGERPEAKISKALTIDVECEPTELDLINRLIDLVRYYDPDIITGYEVHNASWGYVIERARKKYDFDICEELSRTKSQSNGRFGKEADSWGFNNSSSIRITGRHMFNIWRAMKGELNLLQYTMENVVFHILHRRIPHYSPRDLTQWYQSGKPRNLLKVVEYFTSRVQLNLEILEASELTPRTSEQARLLGIDFASVISRGSQFKVESLMFRIAKPENFLLVSPSRKQVGQQNALECLPLVLEPQSDFYTSPLLVLDFQSLYPSVMIAYNYCYSTFLGRAMHWRGRDKMGFMDYKRQPRLLELLKDKINISPNGMMYAKQEARQSLLAKMLSEILETRVMVKNGMKADKDDKVLQRLLNNRQLALKLIANVTYGYTSASFSGRMPCAEIADSIVQTGRETLEKAIAFIHSIERWGAEVVYGDTDSLFVHLKGRTRDQAFDIGEEIAQAVTDLNPRPIKLKFEKVYHPCILLAKKRYVGFKYEHRNQQEPEFDAKGIETVRRDGTPAEQKIEEKALKILFRTADLSQVKSYFQRQCAKIMQGRISIQDFCFAREVRLGTYSERSLPAGAMISTKRMMEDPRSEPQTGERVPYVVVTGAPGSRLIDRCVAPQTLLHDAQLEIDAEYYITKNIIPPLERIFNLVGANVRQWYDEMPRVQRIRRVEGSALARPNSRAGVAPRKTLESYMRSSSCVVCRAKLSDAAVPVCGDCLQKPHITLLDVVSRLQRAEKRVVDLEAICRSCMGVSPGDEVSCDSLDCPVFYSRTRDAANWGHSRAVLEPVVELLERKGDDGLDW
- a CDS encoding RNA-directed RNA polymerase (Sad-1), putative: MAGPVIPNLQHPKSNLLRLVPLDPPRPSHHTTPVRDWITWRSWKTCAVDMLNIPREMNTHDIYDAFNKYGNLISIDVWEDAAGRPDSKGRMRFKPPPNEQFWETGSFGVKLRSGRVAVISLSLCGGASNGTIPSPVRPDIRLPSELELKTVQVQIGVLLGPSTVHALQSFTNLAYPRCVVDVMRRCLLLYFKVGIRGSETADVTQHDYRVKITFLQLTQIYQQYDKATSENSLLIILDSAAIWHRKAKDMQSTLAEPMSWREEDSWYRQTAVTHNPNSLKTLPTNLKKTGHIMDLGRWNVFKITFGPDVDPKIHRVNDTGHCLTLVGDIFKDYNIFIRDGSHFVEKTDRPVPVWHWIDFSESKSNKASALLQDLGDQNYIHLPFKVRYQLEVCLSQGYLSEFSMSREFVEKVKDLGDDQATRLLEFVATEKKQYLDPMEIFDLKFFKRVTDSKIPSYCCFMHTARVTPTTIYYNTPTVDISNRVVREWSTKSAPGRFLRVRFTDERTEGRINASLGDSNDEIYTRVKRTLANGISIGDRHYEFLAFGNSQFREHGAYFFAPDAGVSAATIRAWMGQFNHIRNVAKYAARLGQCFSTTRAFTGSSVQVATCNDVVRNGFTFSDGVGKVSKFLAQMVTSQHNIKTLTGESPSAFQFRLGGAKGMLVVSPDPMPQEVHIRPSQQKFETTQAGLEIIRWSQYSLATLNRQLILVLSALGIPDKVFHSKLNSMLGSFHRVMCNDSKAINLLQKYIDPNQTTLILAQMVSDGFRQNEEPFANTMLELWKSWHLKHLKEKAKIAIDQGANLLGVMDETGVLKGYFKNTLPRRGASYAQKLAALPEIFVQICRLEGNGEYEVIEGLCILARNPSLHPGDIRVVRAVNRPELKGLRDVVVLPQTGDQDIASMCSGGDLDGDDYLIIWDPDLIPTRWFVECMDYKGSKAPDLDHDVTVDEITSFFVTYMKNDCLPRIAHAHLAWADRLPRGVWEEKCIRLAQLHSDAVDYNKSGAHARMARSLDPKFWPHFMEKRFKRPSSIYKSTKILGQLYDAVVTPNFVPKLGKPFDSRILESPLASASETYIEYARELKAEFDMNMRQIMAQYEINTEFEVWSTFVLRHGFVIRDYKMQEDLGRIVGTLRRGFRHQCYDKVGRHGGNISALVIAMYRVTQEQVAAALEAQRKEALQREDLSVVEVSSTELPLISFPWIFPDVLGDVATGRAREALVSEGQGVDDSAKSIGDGFVFTHKQILNIVEDMDRIVKPNAKASSGPAPPNQELIVRRRIDQTKPKPKPDDSKMGVCFNEDSEKEEGVSIDTAQAEENGEMEAVTEDIVEMEGDVQPSALDALINMINS